A genomic stretch from Leptotrichia sp. HSP-536 includes:
- a CDS encoding viral A-type inclusion protein, which produces MSKNKLALSEEEKARDLNAEEIKELLIDKAILETAKEYKFSDEEEEEFEYFFNNEKNKFFIAKAIENKISLNENDITKIYTDNKADFDAQNIPFSQAREIIQRDLLNQQVAALESEEVNRLIEEMEDTIEITKKELLFSKGNPEIIKTIIVGKVIDKKMNDEQFESQEENQKTLEVIKDKVYIDYYLNLEVRKNVKVTHEEITQIYENEKAKLGNVTPNSAYQQIANGLLNNKAIEERNNLINKIAEEYKVDEVAKEYTENEEN; this is translated from the coding sequence ATGTCTAAAAATAAATTAGCTTTAAGTGAAGAAGAAAAAGCAAGAGATTTAAATGCTGAAGAAATAAAAGAGCTTTTAATTGACAAGGCTATTTTGGAAACAGCAAAAGAATATAAATTTTCAGATGAGGAAGAAGAAGAATTTGAATATTTTTTTAATAATGAAAAAAATAAATTCTTTATTGCAAAAGCGATTGAAAATAAAATTTCTTTGAATGAAAATGATATTACAAAAATATACACTGATAACAAGGCTGACTTTGATGCACAAAATATTCCATTTTCTCAAGCTAGAGAAATTATTCAAAGAGACTTGTTGAATCAGCAAGTTGCTGCATTAGAATCTGAAGAAGTGAATAGATTAATTGAAGAAATGGAAGACACAATAGAAATTACTAAAAAAGAGCTTTTATTTTCAAAAGGGAATCCCGAAATAATAAAAACTATAATTGTTGGTAAAGTAATTGATAAAAAGATGAATGATGAGCAATTTGAATCTCAAGAAGAAAATCAAAAAACTCTTGAAGTCATTAAGGATAAAGTTTATATCGACTATTATTTAAATTTAGAAGTAAGAAAAAATGTAAAAGTAACTCATGAAGAAATTACTCAAATTTATGAAAATGAAAAAGCTAAATTAGGAAATGTAACTCCAAATAGTGCTTACCAACAAATTGCTAACGGACTATTAAACAATAAAGCAATTGAAGAAAGAAATAACTTAATTAACAAAATTGCTGAAGAATATAAAGTTGATGAAGTTGCAAAAGAATATACTGAAAATGAAGAAAATTAA
- the clpB gene encoding ATP-dependent chaperone ClpB — protein sequence MEQNFTQKSIEAISEANNFAIRYRHSDIKVEHLLLALVGQMDGLIPSVLKKMGIDTTDMIRKIESKLESFPKIEGGNSEPRANSELNRVLVGARDTAKKMGDSYISTEHLFLASYDDNNFLKDYGINKKQFETVLESVRGGRKIMTDNPESTYEALDKFGKDLVELARKGKLDPIIGRDNEIRRAIQILSRRNKNNPILIGEPGVGKTAIAEGIAQRILKGDVPENLKDKTIFSLDMGALVAGAKYRGEFEERLKAVLEEIEKSEGRIILFIDEVHNIVGAGKTEGSMDAGNLLKPMLARGEIKVIGATTIDEYRKYIEKDAALERRFQPVMVDEPTVEDTISILRGLKEKFEIFHGIRITDNAIVTAATMSDRYINDRFLPDKAIDLIDEAAAKVKTEINSMPTELDEVTRRVMQLEIEKVALEKEKDQASKDRLVTLEKELAELNEKKAAFKAQWESEKQEVEKIQNINTEIEKVKLQIADAQRKNDYNKLAELQYGKLPSLEKQRADEEEKAKNQNPDANKLLKQEIDSEEIAEIVGKWTGIPVSKLLQGEREKILHLAEQMMKRVIGQDEAITTISDTIIRSRAGLKDPNRPIGSFIFLGPTGVGKTYLTKTLAFNLFDDESNIVRIDMSEYMDKFSTTRLIGAPPGYVGYEEGGQLTEAVRRKPYSVILFDEIEKAHPDVFNILLQLLDDGRLTDGKGKVVDFKNTIIIMTSNIGSEIILEDPQVSEPTKEAVLNEMKHRFKPEFLNRIDDIIVFKALGKESVKNIISLILEEINGKLKEQYIKIEFTDKALDYIVNEAYDPAYGARPLKRFVQKDIETNLSKMILSNEVPENSTVVLDSDGDKLIYDVKK from the coding sequence ATGGAACAAAACTTTACGCAGAAAAGTATTGAGGCTATTTCAGAGGCTAATAACTTTGCGATTAGATACAGACATTCTGATATAAAGGTGGAACATTTACTGCTTGCACTTGTGGGGCAGATGGATGGATTGATTCCTAGCGTGCTTAAGAAAATGGGAATTGATACGACTGATATGATTAGGAAGATTGAGAGCAAACTAGAAAGTTTTCCTAAGATTGAAGGCGGAAATAGTGAGCCAAGAGCGAATAGTGAATTAAATAGAGTTCTCGTTGGAGCAAGAGATACTGCAAAGAAAATGGGGGACAGTTATATTAGTACAGAACATTTGTTTTTGGCAAGTTATGATGATAACAATTTTTTGAAAGATTATGGAATAAATAAGAAACAGTTTGAAACTGTGCTTGAAAGTGTAAGAGGAGGTAGAAAAATTATGACTGATAATCCAGAAAGTACATATGAAGCATTAGATAAATTTGGAAAAGATTTGGTTGAACTAGCTCGAAAAGGTAAACTTGATCCGATTATTGGAAGAGATAATGAAATTCGTCGGGCTATACAGATTTTATCAAGAAGAAATAAAAATAATCCGATTCTGATTGGAGAACCAGGAGTTGGGAAAACAGCAATTGCGGAAGGAATTGCACAAAGAATACTAAAAGGCGATGTGCCTGAAAACTTGAAGGACAAAACGATTTTCTCGCTTGATATGGGTGCTTTGGTTGCAGGGGCGAAATATCGCGGGGAATTTGAGGAAAGATTGAAAGCAGTACTTGAAGAAATTGAAAAAAGTGAAGGAAGAATAATTCTTTTCATTGATGAAGTTCATAACATTGTGGGAGCTGGAAAAACAGAAGGTTCTATGGATGCTGGAAATCTTTTGAAGCCAATGCTTGCACGTGGGGAAATCAAAGTTATCGGGGCAACTACGATTGATGAATATAGAAAATATATTGAAAAGGATGCGGCACTTGAGCGTAGATTTCAGCCTGTAATGGTAGATGAGCCGACTGTGGAAGATACAATTTCGATTTTGCGTGGATTGAAGGAAAAATTTGAAATTTTCCATGGGATTAGAATTACAGATAATGCGATAGTTACAGCGGCTACGATGAGTGACAGATATATTAATGACAGATTTTTGCCTGATAAAGCGATAGACTTGATTGATGAGGCGGCTGCAAAAGTAAAGACTGAAATTAATTCAATGCCGACAGAACTTGACGAAGTGACAAGACGTGTTATGCAGCTTGAAATTGAAAAAGTGGCACTTGAAAAGGAAAAGGATCAGGCTTCTAAAGATAGACTTGTTACACTTGAAAAGGAACTGGCAGAACTTAATGAGAAAAAGGCTGCGTTTAAGGCGCAATGGGAAAGTGAAAAGCAGGAAGTTGAAAAGATTCAAAATATTAATACAGAAATTGAAAAAGTTAAACTTCAAATTGCCGATGCGCAAAGAAAAAATGACTACAACAAACTGGCAGAACTGCAATACGGTAAATTGCCATCACTGGAAAAACAAAGAGCAGATGAAGAAGAAAAAGCTAAAAATCAAAATCCAGATGCAAATAAATTATTAAAACAGGAAATTGACAGCGAAGAAATAGCGGAAATTGTTGGAAAATGGACTGGAATACCAGTTTCAAAATTATTGCAGGGAGAACGTGAAAAAATCTTACATCTTGCAGAACAAATGATGAAAAGAGTAATCGGACAAGATGAAGCAATCACAACAATAAGTGACACAATAATCCGTTCACGTGCTGGACTAAAAGATCCAAACCGTCCAATCGGTTCATTCATCTTCTTAGGTCCAACTGGTGTTGGTAAAACTTATTTGACAAAAACGCTTGCATTTAACTTGTTTGACGATGAAAGCAATATTGTCAGAATTGATATGAGTGAATATATGGATAAATTCAGTACCACAAGACTAATCGGAGCGCCTCCAGGATATGTAGGATATGAAGAAGGCGGACAGTTGACAGAAGCTGTAAGAAGAAAACCTTATTCAGTAATCTTATTTGACGAAATTGAAAAGGCTCATCCAGATGTATTTAATATTCTGTTGCAACTACTTGATGATGGAAGGCTTACAGATGGAAAAGGGAAAGTTGTAGACTTTAAGAATACAATTATCATTATGACTTCAAATATTGGAAGTGAAATTATATTGGAAGATCCGCAAGTTTCAGAGCCAACAAAAGAAGCTGTATTAAATGAAATGAAACATAGATTTAAGCCAGAATTCTTGAACAGAATTGACGATATTATTGTGTTTAAAGCATTAGGAAAAGAAAGTGTGAAAAATATTATCTCACTTATCCTTGAAGAAATAAACGGTAAATTAAAGGAACAATATATAAAAATTGAATTTACAGACAAAGCTCTAGATTATATTGTAAACGAGGCTTATGACCCGGCTTACGGAGCAAGACCTCTAAAACGTTTTGTTCAAAAAGATATAGAAACTAACTTATCAAAAATGATTTTGAGCAACGAAGTACCTGAAAATAGTACAGTTGTGCTGGATAGTGATGGGGATAAATTGATTTATGATGTGAAGAAATAG
- a CDS encoding mechanosensitive ion channel family protein gives MKTLQKFLELDNIIKFLKTNIFKLFIIYLIIKLGKVLKTRIEKILKIILEKSNVDKSVSSFLLSIYSILYYCILVYISIEILGINTTSITTFLGATGIVLGIAFKETLGNFCGGLIILTFKPFRVGDTIEYNNYIGTVKKIELFYTKMLNPQNELVIIPNGIVTNTEIRNIKENGERRLDLTIGVSYKSDIQKVKNILNKIVQEETMNEVEETEIKNNLLTKLQNTILENKNKSKINIFSIIFSGKKMREMEEEASKNSHNINDEELEENKTEIAEKKADNENKKLILASKAPVIGVGELSDSAIMFYVYVYTRSENYLTLKLKLNEKIKIEFDKEGIEIPYPQMDVHMIDKTGIY, from the coding sequence GTGAAAACATTACAAAAATTTTTAGAACTTGATAATATAATCAAATTTCTGAAAACAAATATTTTTAAATTATTTATAATTTACCTTATTATTAAATTGGGAAAAGTACTTAAAACAAGAATAGAAAAGATATTAAAAATTATACTCGAAAAATCAAATGTTGATAAAAGCGTGTCTTCTTTTTTACTTTCAATATATTCCATTTTATATTATTGTATTTTAGTTTATATCTCGATTGAAATACTTGGAATAAATACCACTTCGATTACAACATTTTTAGGAGCAACGGGGATTGTTTTAGGGATTGCATTTAAGGAGACATTGGGGAATTTTTGCGGTGGACTCATAATTCTTACTTTTAAGCCGTTTCGAGTTGGAGATACGATAGAGTACAATAATTATATTGGAACTGTTAAAAAGATAGAGCTATTTTATACAAAAATGTTAAATCCGCAAAATGAGCTTGTGATTATACCAAATGGAATTGTTACTAATACTGAAATTCGTAATATTAAAGAAAATGGTGAACGTAGGCTCGATTTGACAATAGGAGTTTCATACAAAAGCGATATTCAGAAAGTAAAAAATATTTTGAATAAAATTGTTCAGGAAGAAACAATGAATGAAGTTGAAGAAACAGAAATTAAAAATAATTTGCTGACTAAGCTTCAAAATACTATTCTTGAAAATAAAAATAAAAGTAAAATCAATATTTTTTCGATAATTTTTTCAGGGAAAAAAATGAGAGAGATGGAAGAAGAAGCAAGTAAAAATAGCCATAATATTAATGATGAAGAGCTGGAAGAGAATAAAACTGAGATAGCTGAAAAAAAAGCTGATAATGAGAACAAAAAGCTGATTTTAGCTTCAAAAGCTCCTGTTATTGGGGTAGGAGAACTATCTGATTCTGCAATAATGTTTTATGTTTATGTTTATACACGTTCAGAAAATTATTTAACTCTTAAACTAAAATTAAATGAAAAAATAAAAATCGAATTTGATAAAGAAGGTATCGAAATACCTTATCCGCAAATGGATGTGCATATGATAGATAAAACCGGTATATATTAA
- a CDS encoding NlpC/P60 family protein, with protein MVRKSTFTMACMLLTVGCTGLQTSENKTGEKSDSGLSTRDGENNGNITIEVVGGKTGKKKEKSIPVQIDNNEDENTNIKISVTEKSKKDSDKIDTKASNLKVTKLFDENLLVDRSMPNSQLVLQKLSELKKKHQAILKNGTESQKKTVALQNQLLQSYSNWKGTKYTLGGDSATGIDCSALTRRVYREVYGYELPRKTDQQVKIGSHVSKENLKPGDIVFFRPEERVNHTAVYLGESLFINASSAKGVVISTLENTYWNKYFKYGVRVRTV; from the coding sequence ATGGTAAGAAAATCAACATTTACAATGGCGTGCATGCTATTAACTGTAGGTTGTACAGGATTACAGACATCTGAAAATAAAACTGGAGAAAAGAGTGATAGTGGTCTTTCAACAAGAGATGGCGAAAATAATGGAAATATTACTATTGAAGTGGTTGGAGGAAAAACAGGAAAGAAAAAAGAAAAATCCATTCCTGTTCAGATAGATAACAATGAAGATGAAAATACAAATATTAAAATTTCTGTAACGGAAAAATCAAAAAAGGATAGCGATAAAATTGATACAAAAGCAAGTAATTTAAAAGTTACAAAGTTATTTGATGAAAATTTATTGGTTGATCGTTCAATGCCAAATTCGCAACTAGTATTACAAAAGCTATCTGAATTAAAAAAGAAACATCAGGCAATATTAAAAAATGGCACAGAAAGTCAAAAAAAGACAGTCGCATTACAAAATCAGCTATTACAGTCATACAGCAACTGGAAAGGAACAAAATATACACTTGGTGGAGATTCTGCAACTGGAATTGACTGTTCAGCATTGACACGTAGAGTTTATCGAGAAGTATATGGATATGAATTGCCAAGAAAGACAGATCAGCAAGTAAAAATTGGTTCACATGTTTCTAAAGAAAATTTAAAACCAGGGGATATTGTATTTTTTAGACCGGAAGAAAGAGTTAATCATACGGCAGTGTATTTAGGAGAATCACTTTTCATTAATGCTTCTTCGGCTAAAGGAGTTGTAATTTCTACATTGGAAAATACATATTGGAATAAATATTTTAAATATGGAGTAAGAGTTAGAACAGTTTAG
- a CDS encoding glycerol dehydrogenase, producing MAKIINSPSKYIQGRNEIANLATYYKLRGNSGAYLLVDKFIFDNFKDKIIESFEKEGINYHIEVFGGECSKNEINRNIDILKEKKCDAVFGIGGGKTLDAAKAVSYYENIPVFIVPTIASTDAPCSALSVIYTPNGEFEEYLFLKANPDMVIMDIDIIVNAPARLLVAGIGDALATYYEAKACVDSDATSIAGGGITKAAIAIAELCKNTLFEDGLKAKIAVENKVVTKAVENIIEANTYLSGIGFESGGLAAAHAIHNGLTILEEGHHMYHGEKVAFGTITQLVLENRCLCEIKKVVEFCKSIGLPTTLDELGMGSVSKERLYEVVKASTAEGETIHNMPFKVTADDVFAAILVADELGKN from the coding sequence ATGGCAAAAATTATTAATTCACCATCAAAATATATTCAAGGAAGAAATGAAATCGCCAACTTGGCAACTTATTACAAATTACGTGGTAACAGTGGAGCATATCTTCTAGTGGACAAATTTATTTTTGATAATTTCAAGGATAAAATTATTGAAAGTTTTGAAAAAGAAGGCATAAACTATCATATCGAAGTTTTTGGTGGAGAATGTTCGAAAAATGAAATTAACCGAAATATTGATATTTTAAAAGAAAAAAAATGTGATGCAGTATTTGGAATCGGTGGAGGAAAAACTCTTGATGCAGCAAAAGCAGTATCTTACTATGAAAATATTCCTGTATTCATCGTTCCAACAATTGCTTCAACTGATGCACCATGCAGCGCTTTGTCAGTAATTTACACTCCAAACGGAGAATTTGAAGAATACTTATTCTTAAAGGCAAATCCTGATATGGTAATAATGGACATAGACATAATTGTAAATGCACCTGCAAGACTTCTTGTAGCTGGAATCGGAGATGCACTTGCCACTTACTATGAAGCCAAAGCCTGTGTTGATTCAGATGCAACTTCAATCGCTGGTGGAGGAATTACAAAAGCCGCAATTGCAATTGCAGAATTATGTAAAAATACATTATTCGAAGACGGATTGAAAGCCAAAATTGCAGTCGAAAATAAAGTAGTTACAAAAGCTGTTGAAAATATAATTGAAGCAAATACTTATTTGAGTGGAATTGGATTTGAAAGCGGAGGACTTGCAGCAGCTCATGCTATTCACAACGGGCTTACAATTTTAGAAGAAGGACATCATATGTATCACGGAGAAAAAGTGGCATTTGGAACAATCACACAATTAGTTCTTGAAAATAGATGTCTATGCGAAATTAAAAAAGTTGTAGAGTTCTGTAAGAGCATAGGACTTCCAACAACATTAGATGAATTAGGAATGGGCAGTGTTTCTAAAGAAAGATTGTATGAAGTGGTAAAGGCAAGTACAGCTGAAGGTGAAACAATCCACAATATGCCATTCAAAGTTACTGCCGATGATGTTTTTGCTGCAATATTAGTAGCGGATGAGCTTGGTAAAAATTAA
- the dtd gene encoding D-aminoacyl-tRNA deacylase, whose product MKIIIQRVNYAKIFVNGEFKGEIGKGIIAYVGIFSEDSEKDIDFCTDKLVNLRIFNDENEKMNLSVKDINGELLVVSNFTVYGNTKKGRRPSYTDSAPAEKAEEIYNLFVEKLGQAGVKFETGEFRQHMKIISENDGPVNLIIDSQ is encoded by the coding sequence ATGAAAATAATAATTCAAAGAGTAAACTATGCAAAAATATTTGTGAATGGCGAATTTAAAGGAGAAATTGGTAAAGGAATAATCGCATATGTGGGAATTTTTAGTGAAGATTCCGAAAAGGATATTGATTTTTGTACTGATAAACTGGTTAATTTAAGAATTTTTAATGATGAGAATGAAAAAATGAATTTATCAGTGAAAGATATAAATGGAGAATTATTGGTTGTAAGTAATTTTACGGTTTACGGAAATACAAAAAAAGGAAGAAGACCAAGTTACACTGATTCGGCACCAGCTGAAAAAGCAGAGGAAATTTACAATCTATTTGTTGAAAAACTAGGACAGGCAGGTGTTAAATTTGAAACTGGGGAGTTTAGACAGCATATGAAAATTATTTCTGAAAACGATGGACCTGTAAATTTGATAATTGATTCACAGTAA
- a CDS encoding aspartate-semialdehyde dehydrogenase, translated as MKNYKVAIIGATGLVGRTFLKVLKERNFPVEKLYLYASPSSAGKKIEFNGIEYTVMELKDETIADDIDVALFSAGGGVSLEYAPKFKAKGAVVIDNSSAWRMDENIPLIVPEANPEALENHPGIIANPNCSTIQVMPVLKVLQEKYGLKRVIYSTYQAVAGSGQKGIEDLEANLKGEPSKGYPHQIAFNALPHIDVFLDNGYTKEEEKMINETRKILNLPDLKVTATCVRVPVRYGHAVSVNVELEKPFELEDVIRAFEEKEGIIVQNDGKNNVYPMPINAQGTDEVYVGRIRKDFSADNALNLWVVADNIRKGAATNTIQIAETLIKKGAL; from the coding sequence ATGAAAAATTACAAAGTAGCAATTATTGGAGCGACTGGGCTTGTGGGAAGAACATTTTTAAAAGTGTTAAAAGAAAGAAACTTTCCTGTGGAGAAATTATATCTTTACGCTTCACCAAGTTCAGCAGGAAAAAAAATTGAGTTTAATGGCATAGAATACACTGTTATGGAATTAAAAGATGAAACAATAGCAGATGATATTGATGTGGCTTTATTTTCGGCTGGTGGAGGAGTATCACTTGAATATGCTCCAAAATTTAAGGCAAAAGGTGCGGTTGTTATAGATAACAGCAGTGCTTGGAGAATGGATGAAAATATTCCGTTAATAGTTCCTGAAGCAAATCCTGAAGCATTAGAGAATCACCCAGGAATTATTGCAAATCCAAATTGTTCTACAATTCAGGTAATGCCTGTATTAAAAGTTTTACAGGAAAAATATGGATTGAAAAGGGTAATTTATTCAACTTATCAGGCTGTGGCAGGTTCTGGACAGAAAGGAATTGAGGATTTGGAAGCTAACTTGAAAGGAGAGCCGTCAAAAGGGTATCCACATCAAATTGCATTTAATGCATTGCCGCACATTGACGTTTTCTTGGATAATGGATATACAAAGGAAGAAGAAAAAATGATTAATGAAACTAGAAAAATATTAAACTTGCCAGACTTAAAAGTAACTGCGACTTGTGTAAGAGTGCCAGTTAGATATGGGCATGCAGTGTCGGTAAATGTGGAATTGGAAAAACCGTTTGAATTAGAAGATGTAATTCGTGCATTTGAGGAAAAAGAAGGAATTATAGTGCAGAATGACGGTAAGAACAATGTTTATCCAATGCCAATAAATGCTCAAGGTACTGATGAAGTTTATGTTGGAAGAATTAGAAAAGACTTTTCGGCTGATAATGCTTTAAATCTATGGGTTGTAGCAGACAACATAAGAAAGGGCGCAGCTACAAATACAATTCAAATTGCTGAAACTTTAATAAAAAAAGGAGCATTATAG
- a CDS encoding ABC transporter substrate-binding protein/permease: protein MKFSKIKNKILVLLVFVVTFITGYSDDIKVGMECGYAPFNWFQNDAKNGAVKVDGGYCGGYDVEIAKVIAKKLNKNLVIVKTEWDALLGPAINSGKVDLVIAGMSATPERRQSLAFSKSYYESDLVVVVKKNGKYANAKSINDFSGAKITGQLNTLHYDVIDQMKGVQKQTAMENFPAMIVALNSGKIDGYISERPGAMAAQFSNPDLKFISFDKNTGFKYDTAEVNVAVGMKLGNTELEEKVNKILDEDLTPKVRQEIMEKAIQNQPGGNSRSFTGWVTYFIQKNWKEFVKGTLVTLFISITGTVVGFLIGLVVALFRHSESETDEQTQKYKKYGLKFINTFSSVYIAVFRGTPMIVQSMVIYYGLSQVFNINLSPMVAALFIVSINTGAYMSEIIRGGIDSIDNGQFEAAKAIGMTNFQLMQSIIFPQMFRNILPMIGNELIVNIKDTSVLNVISVTELFFISKSVAGTYSRYYEVFIITSVIYFFLTFTLSLILKQIEKRIDGPQHFEILDDTNGEEK, encoded by the coding sequence ATGAAATTTAGCAAAATAAAAAATAAAATACTAGTATTATTAGTTTTTGTTGTAACTTTCATAACAGGCTACAGTGATGATATAAAGGTTGGAATGGAGTGTGGATATGCTCCTTTCAACTGGTTTCAAAATGATGCTAAAAATGGTGCTGTAAAAGTGGATGGAGGTTATTGTGGCGGATATGACGTTGAAATAGCCAAAGTTATTGCGAAAAAGCTAAATAAAAATTTAGTAATTGTAAAAACGGAATGGGATGCTTTGCTTGGACCTGCAATTAATTCAGGAAAAGTCGATTTGGTTATAGCGGGAATGTCTGCAACGCCAGAAAGACGTCAAAGCCTAGCTTTTTCAAAATCGTATTATGAGTCAGATTTAGTAGTAGTTGTGAAAAAAAATGGAAAATACGCAAATGCCAAATCAATTAATGATTTTTCAGGAGCGAAAATCACAGGACAGTTAAATACTCTTCACTATGATGTTATTGATCAGATGAAGGGTGTACAAAAGCAAACTGCAATGGAAAATTTCCCTGCGATGATAGTTGCCTTAAATTCAGGGAAAATTGATGGATATATATCGGAAAGACCAGGAGCAATGGCAGCGCAATTTTCAAATCCAGATTTAAAATTTATTTCATTTGATAAAAATACAGGATTTAAGTACGATACAGCAGAAGTAAATGTTGCGGTTGGAATGAAATTGGGAAATACAGAGCTGGAAGAGAAAGTTAATAAAATTTTGGATGAGGATTTGACTCCAAAAGTGCGACAGGAAATAATGGAAAAGGCTATACAAAATCAGCCAGGTGGAAATTCACGTTCATTTACTGGATGGGTAACTTACTTTATTCAAAAAAACTGGAAAGAATTTGTAAAAGGGACACTTGTAACGCTATTTATTTCGATTACAGGTACAGTAGTTGGATTTTTGATTGGTCTGGTAGTTGCGTTGTTTAGACATTCGGAATCTGAAACTGATGAGCAGACACAAAAATATAAAAAATATGGACTTAAATTTATAAATACATTTTCATCAGTTTATATTGCCGTATTTAGAGGAACCCCGATGATAGTACAGTCAATGGTAATTTACTATGGACTATCTCAAGTATTCAATATAAATTTATCGCCAATGGTAGCGGCATTATTTATTGTATCAATAAATACAGGCGCGTATATGAGTGAAATTATCCGTGGAGGAATTGATTCGATTGACAATGGACAGTTTGAAGCGGCAAAAGCTATTGGAATGACTAATTTTCAATTGATGCAAAGTATTATTTTTCCACAGATGTTTAGAAATATTTTACCAATGATTGGAAATGAGCTTATTGTAAATATTAAAGACACATCTGTATTAAATGTGATAAGTGTGACAGAATTATTCTTTATTTCAAAATCTGTTGCGGGAACTTATTCACGTTATTATGAAGTATTTATTATAACAAGTGTGATTTATTTCTTCCTGACATTTACATTATCACTGATTTTAAAACAAATCGAAAAACGAATTGACGGGCCTCAACATTTTGAAATTTTGGATGATACTAATGGGGAGGAGAAATAA
- a CDS encoding MBL fold metallo-hydrolase has product MEVRRFLNDNAAQSNCYVISYENDCYVVDPGQEEMDEVIVYIKENNLNLLAILLTHGHWDHILGIPSILEYKEVPIYISEKGHDFLFNPELSLFAWREGKFELSSNAQIITLKENDKLGKSGKITEDIDANGLFNFEIIETPGHSRGDICYYDRANKMLISGDTMFAGTYGRVDLPTSDPIQMGKSLKKLLALDEDVKVYPGHSFHTTIGEEKRYY; this is encoded by the coding sequence ATGGAAGTAAGAAGATTTTTGAATGACAATGCAGCGCAAAGCAATTGTTATGTGATTTCTTATGAAAATGACTGTTATGTCGTAGATCCCGGTCAGGAAGAAATGGATGAAGTTATTGTCTATATTAAAGAAAATAATTTGAATTTATTGGCAATTTTATTGACTCATGGACATTGGGATCATATTTTGGGTATTCCATCCATATTGGAATATAAAGAAGTGCCAATTTATATAAGTGAAAAAGGACATGATTTTTTATTTAATCCTGAATTGTCACTTTTTGCCTGGCGAGAAGGGAAATTTGAGTTAAGCAGTAATGCTCAGATTATAACTTTGAAGGAAAATGATAAATTGGGGAAAAGTGGGAAAATTACCGAAGATATTGATGCCAATGGACTTTTTAATTTTGAGATAATTGAAACGCCAGGGCATAGTAGAGGAGATATTTGCTATTATGATAGAGCTAATAAAATGTTAATTTCTGGAGATACGATGTTTGCTGGAACTTATGGAAGAGTGGATTTGCCGACAAGTGATCCGATTCAGATGGGAAAATCGTTAAAGAAATTGTTAGCGTTGGATGAAGATGTAAAGGTGTATCCTGGTCATTCTTTTCACACTACAATTGGTGAGGAAAAAAGATATTATTAA
- a CDS encoding amino acid ABC transporter ATP-binding protein, translating into MGKKVIEIKNIRKDFGKRTVLRDVNFDVHEKEVVSIIGSSGSGKSTLLRCINLLEKPTSGQVLIHGKDAMAGDVSLVTLREKVGMVFQQFNLFNNLSVLENCVIGQMKVLKKSREEAEKIAKEFLAKVGMERFIHAKPNQISGGQKQRVAIARALAMQPEVLLFDEPTSALDPEMVGEVLKVMKDLAKSGLTMIVVTHEMDFAHDVSSRVVFMDQGVIVEDDKPENIFGNPKHERTKEFLSRMLKK; encoded by the coding sequence ATGGGAAAAAAAGTTATTGAAATAAAAAATATTAGAAAAGATTTTGGAAAGAGAACAGTTTTGAGGGATGTAAACTTTGATGTTCATGAAAAGGAAGTTGTAAGTATAATCGGTTCGTCTGGAAGTGGAAAATCAACGTTGTTAAGATGTATAAACTTGCTTGAAAAGCCTACAAGTGGACAAGTTTTAATTCATGGAAAAGATGCGATGGCAGGAGATGTATCGCTTGTGACATTGCGGGAAAAAGTAGGAATGGTGTTTCAGCAGTTTAATTTGTTTAATAATTTAAGTGTTCTGGAGAACTGTGTAATCGGACAAATGAAAGTTCTGAAAAAATCACGTGAAGAAGCTGAAAAAATAGCGAAAGAATTTTTAGCAAAAGTAGGAATGGAACGTTTTATTCACGCAAAGCCAAATCAAATTTCCGGTGGACAAAAGCAACGTGTGGCAATAGCAAGAGCATTAGCAATGCAGCCAGAAGTTTTACTGTTTGATGAGCCGACATCGGCACTAGATCCTGAAATGGTTGGAGAAGTTTTGAAAGTAATGAAGGATTTGGCAAAAAGCGGACTTACGATGATTGTTGTAACACACGAAATGGATTTTGCCCATGATGTTTCGAGCCGAGTTGTATTTATGGATCAAGGTGTAATCGTCGAAGATGACAAGCCTGAAAATATTTTTGGAAATCCGAAACATGAGAGAACTAAGGAATTTTTGAGTAGAATGCTGAAAAAATAA